One Candidatus Paceibacterota bacterium genomic window carries:
- a CDS encoding adenosylcobalamin-dependent ribonucleoside-diphosphate reductase gives MQPKKNSPLPAPKKIKKRDGRIVDFDAGRITQAVFKAFQASAKPDYPLAEEVMVAVLQKLEKKYKKAVSKAVPSIEEIQDLVEESLVDKGHAKVAKSYILYRQKRGEIRREKQDILDKQEIDEVDKRFDPNALRVLKSRYLRKDDNGRVIESPKQLFERVALHATLASVMHDKKVSGKPKKDFLEALHELTEEERELPNEKAIALEGTLKLGDYSLNRFHVKGLYRLFKRFEKEGRMKTSWENLVSMLKQNKFKEYQKEMDEVKELMVSRKFMPNTPAIANFGSYLGMGSACFALDIDDSIDSIMETLKRASIIFKSGGGLGYNFSKLRPEGDFIKTTGGTSSGPLSFMRLFDTMTEVVKQGGIRRGANMGIMNSNHPDIEKFITSKTGNKFLKNFNISVLVMGDFWDYYKKDKPYPLLNPRTKVVMGYISPKIFLEKIAYQAWESGEPGVIYFDRINEHNPMLKALGPIVTTNPCGELLLYPNESCNLGAINLWSFIKENSHDKKTVDWDGIARAARVGLKFLDNIIDMNKFPLKDIEEMSLKTRKAGLGIMGLGDFLFELELPYDSQKGHEMMEKVTEFINYHSKLESIEISKRRGPFPLFKKSFYAEGKLPFSGFYDKKSWNFDWKKIAADIKRYGVRNSFTTVVAPTGSTSMIAGCSSGIEPVYSLVYQKSVAVGSFYYIDPVFEKVMLREGLFDEDLLNDVVDNHGSVQGINYIPPRLKKLFVVSHDIKPEEHVRALSVFQKWIDSSISKTINFPKTATVEDMKKAYILAYELGCKDVTVFRDESIKDQVLTAVADTKKSRMTKGSKGSESPRSNLQSMKDEKAEGMAVYLDSSSSSILNGDLNGNGNGNGNGNGKITHCPNCKVELSFKEGCASCPVCGWGLCSA, from the coding sequence ATGCAACCGAAAAAAAATTCTCCATTGCCAGCCCCCAAAAAAATAAAAAAGAGGGACGGAAGGATCGTTGATTTTGACGCAGGCCGCATCACGCAGGCTGTTTTTAAAGCGTTTCAGGCAAGCGCCAAGCCAGATTACCCGCTTGCCGAGGAAGTGATGGTTGCCGTACTTCAAAAACTGGAAAAAAAATACAAAAAAGCGGTGTCAAAAGCCGTTCCCTCCATAGAAGAAATACAGGACCTTGTAGAAGAGTCTTTGGTTGATAAAGGCCATGCCAAAGTGGCGAAATCATACATACTTTACCGGCAAAAAAGAGGCGAAATAAGGAGGGAAAAGCAGGATATTTTGGATAAACAGGAGATAGATGAAGTTGATAAGCGTTTTGACCCGAATGCTCTAAGGGTTTTAAAAAGCCGCTATTTGAGAAAAGACGACAACGGCAGGGTTATAGAGTCTCCAAAACAGCTTTTTGAGCGCGTTGCCTTACATGCCACTCTTGCCAGCGTAATGCACGATAAAAAAGTCAGCGGCAAGCCGAAAAAAGATTTTCTTGAAGCGCTTCACGAACTCACCGAAGAAGAAAGGGAACTTCCAAACGAGAAAGCGATTGCCTTGGAAGGAACTTTAAAACTTGGAGATTATTCTCTCAACCGTTTTCACGTAAAAGGTCTTTACCGGCTTTTTAAGCGTTTTGAAAAAGAAGGCAGAATGAAAACAAGCTGGGAAAATCTTGTTTCCATGCTGAAGCAGAACAAGTTTAAAGAGTACCAGAAAGAAATGGACGAAGTGAAAGAGTTGATGGTGAGCAGAAAATTTATGCCAAACACTCCGGCTATCGCGAATTTCGGAAGTTATCTTGGCATGGGCTCGGCTTGTTTCGCTTTGGATATAGATGACTCCATTGATTCAATAATGGAAACCTTAAAAAGGGCTTCTATTATTTTTAAATCCGGCGGCGGCCTTGGCTATAATTTTTCAAAATTAAGGCCCGAAGGCGATTTCATAAAAACGACAGGAGGAACTTCTTCCGGCCCTTTGAGTTTTATGAGACTTTTTGACACCATGACCGAAGTGGTGAAGCAGGGTGGAATACGGCGCGGAGCGAACATGGGCATAATGAATAGCAATCACCCTGACATAGAAAAATTCATTACTTCAAAAACAGGCAACAAATTTTTGAAGAATTTCAACATTTCGGTTTTAGTGATGGGAGATTTTTGGGACTATTACAAAAAAGACAAGCCTTATCCTTTATTGAATCCGAGAACAAAAGTGGTAATGGGGTATATCTCTCCCAAAATTTTTCTTGAAAAAATCGCGTATCAGGCGTGGGAGTCGGGAGAGCCGGGAGTGATTTATTTTGACCGCATAAATGAACACAACCCGATGCTAAAAGCGCTCGGGCCGATAGTTACGACTAATCCTTGCGGCGAACTTTTGCTTTATCCGAACGAGTCCTGCAATCTCGGCGCCATAAATTTGTGGTCTTTCATAAAAGAAAATTCTCACGATAAAAAAACCGTTGATTGGGACGGCATTGCCAGAGCGGCGCGCGTTGGCCTTAAGTTTTTGGATAATATAATAGACATGAACAAATTTCCGCTTAAAGACATCGAAGAAATGTCTTTAAAGACGAGAAAGGCGGGGCTTGGAATTATGGGGCTTGGAGATTTTCTTTTTGAGCTTGAATTGCCATACGATTCTCAGAAAGGGCACGAAATGATGGAAAAAGTCACAGAGTTCATAAACTATCATTCAAAACTTGAATCAATAGAAATATCTAAAAGACGGGGACCTTTCCCTCTTTTTAAGAAGAGTTTTTACGCGGAAGGGAAGTTGCCTTTTTCCGGATTTTACGACAAAAAATCCTGGAATTTTGACTGGAAAAAAATTGCCGCCGATATAAAGCGCTATGGCGTAAGAAACAGCTTTACAACCGTTGTGGCTCCCACGGGTTCCACTTCAATGATAGCCGGGTGTTCGTCCGGCATAGAGCCTGTTTATTCGCTTGTGTATCAGAAAAGCGTCGCTGTCGGTTCTTTCTATTATATTGACCCGGTTTTTGAAAAAGTAATGCTAAGGGAAGGGCTTTTTGATGAAGACCTTTTAAATGACGTTGTTGATAATCACGGATCTGTTCAAGGCATAAATTATATTCCTCCGAGACTTAAAAAACTTTTTGTGGTAAGCCATGACATAAAGCCGGAAGAGCACGTTAGGGCACTTTCTGTTTTCCAGAAATGGATTGATTCTTCAATTTCAAAAACAATTAATTTCCCCAAGACCGCGACGGTGGAAGATATGAAAAAAGCTTATATTCTTGCTTACGAACTCGGCTGTAAAGATGTAACCGTGTTTCGCGATGAATCAATTAAAGATCAGGTTTTAACGGCGGTGGCCGACACAAAAAAGAGCAGGATGACCAAGGGTAGCAAGGGGAGCGAAAGTCCGCGTTCAAACCTTCAAAGCATGAAAGATGAAAAAGCAGAAGGAATGGCCGTGTATTTGGATTCTTCGTCTTCAAGTATTTTGAACGGAGATTTAAACGGAAACGGAAATGGCAATGGAAATGGGAACGGCAAAATAACACATTGTCCTAATTGCAAAGTGGAACTTTCTTTTAAGGAAGGCTGTGCTTCTTGTCCGGTTTGCGGTTGGGGATTGTGTTCGGCGTAG